One Archangium violaceum genomic window, GCTGTATGGATAGCGCCGCATGTTCCGCAACCTCCGAGAACTCTACCAGTACCGGGGCCTCCTGCTGAGCCTGACGCAGCGCGAGCTCAAGGCGCGCTACCGCAATTCGGTACTCGGGTTCCTCTGGACGTTCCTCAACCCGATGCTGCACATGGCGGTCTACACGCTCCTGTTCTCCGTCTACATGCGGCAGAAGATGGAGGCCTACACGTACTTCGTGTTCGTGGGGCTGCTGCCGTGGATCTGGTTCTCCAGCTCCCTGGGCGCCGGGGCCAGTGCGATCAGTGATCGGCGGGATCTGCTCACCAAGGTGCGTTTCCCGGCCCAGGTGCTGCCGGCCGCCGTGGTGACCACCAACCTCATCAACTTCCTGCTGTCCCTGCCGTTGATGCTGGTGTTGGGGATGTTCTTCGGCCGCTTCCCCACCTGGCACATCGTGGCCTTCCCGGCGGTGATGGTGACCCAGCTGTGTGTGACGCTTGCGCTCGTGTATCTGCTCTCCGCGCTCAACGTCACCTTCCGAGACCTGCAGCAGATCGTCGCCAACCTGATGACGCTCTGGTTCTTCGTCACCCCCATCTTCTATCAGGCGACCACCATCCCCGAGCGTTTCCGCACGCTGGCCGTGCTGGCCAACCCCATGGCGGTGATGGTCACATCCTACCAGGCCATCTTCTATGAGCAGCGCCTGCCGGATCCGGCGCCCCTGCTGATATGGATGACCATTGCCCTCGGTCTGCTCTGGGTTGCGTCCGAAATCTTCGAGCGTCGCCGCGAGGAGTTCGCGGAGTTCATCTGATGCAAGCTCCATCCAAGGATGCCATCGTCCTGCGTGACGTGGTGAAGCGCTTCCGGAAGAGCACCATCCGGGGCGAGTACACGACCTTCAAGTCCGAGCTGGTGCGCTGGTTGCGTGGCCAGCGGCGCAAGCAGGATGCCACGGTCATCGAGGCTCTCCGGGGCATCAACCTCACGGTGCCGCGCGGCAAGACGATGGGGATCGTCGGCCGGAACGGCTCGGGCAAGAGCACGCTGCTCAAGCTCATCACCGGCATCTACACGCCGACCTCGGGACACATCGAGCTCAACGGCCGCATCTCCGCGCTGCTGGATCTGGGCGCCGGCTTCCACCCGGACTTCTCCGGTCGGGAGAACATCCTCATCAACGGCGTCATCCTCGGCATGTCGCGCGCGGAGATCCGGGCGCGCATGGATGAGATCATCGCCTTCAGCGAGCTGGGCGACTTCATCGACGAGCCGGTGCGCACGTACTCGAGCGGCATGTACATGCGTCTGGCCTTCGCGGTGGCCACGCACGTGGACCCGGAGATCCTCATCATCGATGAGATCCTCGCGGTGGGCGACGAGCACTTCAGCCGCAAGAGCATGCAGAAGATGACGGAGTTCCGGAAGTCCGGGAAGACGATCGTCATCGTCACGCATGACCTGGGCACGCTCGAGCGCTGGTGCGATCTGGCCGCGTGGATCGACGGCGGGCGCATCCGCGAGGTGGGGACGCCCGAGGATGTCGTCCGGCATTACAAGCAGGCCGTGCGACTCGCGGAGGCCAGCGGCCTGCCCATGCACGCGCCGGCCCTTGCCAAGGACGGAGGTGCCCTGCCGACGTTGGAGGTGTCGGGGCTGCGCCCCGGTTCCCCTGTCGTCCTCGAGTTCCTCCGGCTGACGAATGCCCGGGGCGAGGAAGTGCAGGCGGTGGGTACGGAGGAGGGCCTGGAGTTCCACATCGGCTACAACGCCGAGCAGCCGGTGGAGGAGCTGGGCTTCTCGCTCGGGCTGCTGCGCGCGGATGGCACCCTGGTGTACCGCACCAGTACCTTCGCCGAGGGCGTCCAATTGCCGCGCCCCGTCTCCGGGCGGGGGACGGTGCGGCTGAGCATCGAGCGGCTCGGACTGCTGGCCGGGGACTACGCATTCGAGGTGGCGGCCCGGAGCTCCAACGGGGCCATCCATGACGAGCGCAAGAGCGCCTGCCCGTTCTCGGTGCGTGCCACCGGCTTGGACGAGGGGCTGGTGCGGCCGGTGCACCGCTGGCGGCTGGATGGCATCGCCGAGGCGGTCTCCGTGAGACAGGTCGTCTCTTGAGCCGGGGCGGTACGGCGCGGGGCTCGAGTCCCGTGTGGCTCGGTATCGTGCTGTACCGCAACCCCCGCGAGGAGTTGGAGCGGCTCGTCGCCTCGCTGGCCGCGAACCGGGAGACGCCGGGGACGCCGGCCTTCCAGGTGCGATGGTTGGACAACTCGCCCACCGAGGCGCTGCGTGACGTGGTGCTCGCGTTGTCGCCGGAGGCGGATTACCGCTTCTCCGGGGCCAACCTCGGCTTCGGTGCCGCCCACAACCGGCTCATGGCCGAGGCCTTCGCGGATCCCGGGGTGCGCCACTACGTCTGCGTGAATCCGGACGGCGTGCTGCACCCCGAGTGCCTGCGCGAGCTCGTCACGGAGGCGGAGCGGCGGCCCCGCACGGGATTGGTGGAGGCCCAGCTCTTCCCCGACGAGCACCCCAAACCGTACGACCCGGAGACGCACGAGACGCCCTGGTGCTCCGGGTGCGTGCTGCTGGTGCGGCGCGAGCTGTTCGAGTCCATGGGCGGCTTCGACGAGCGCTTCTTCATGTACTGCGAGGACGTGGACCTGTCCTGGCGGGCCCGGGCCGCCGGCTTCTCCATCCGCGTGGCACCCCGGGCCTTCGTGCACCACTACACGGTGACGCGGGAGCTCAGCGCGGATCGCGAGCGCCGTGTGCGCCGCAGCGCGGCCCTGCTCGGCGCCAAGTATGGAGATCTGGAGTTCGCCCGGGCACGCATGAAGGAGTACCTGGAGCTCGGGGGTGAGCCCTTCTCGCTCCCGAAGGAGCCGCGTCCGCCGCGGGAGCTGGCCCGGGTGGCCGACTTCCAGCACCTCTTCGAGTTCGCGGAGCCACGCTGGTGAGCACCAGGGAGCGCGACAGAGTTCTCCTGGAGGAGCTGGATACCCGGCTGCGGCGGCTCGTGCTGGAGCGCGTCCGGGAGGGGGCCCGCGTGGCCCTCCTCGGCGAGGCTCCGGAGCTGACCCGGGCCCTCGACGCCGCTGGCTGCGAGGTGCTCGTGGCTCCGGCTCCAGCCGAGCGGGTGGAGCGGCTGCGTGCGTTCGCTCCCACCCACGTGGTGCTTCC contains:
- a CDS encoding ABC transporter permease — encoded protein: MFRNLRELYQYRGLLLSLTQRELKARYRNSVLGFLWTFLNPMLHMAVYTLLFSVYMRQKMEAYTYFVFVGLLPWIWFSSSLGAGASAISDRRDLLTKVRFPAQVLPAAVVTTNLINFLLSLPLMLVLGMFFGRFPTWHIVAFPAVMVTQLCVTLALVYLLSALNVTFRDLQQIVANLMTLWFFVTPIFYQATTIPERFRTLAVLANPMAVMVTSYQAIFYEQRLPDPAPLLIWMTIALGLLWVASEIFERRREEFAEFI
- a CDS encoding ABC transporter ATP-binding protein, with amino-acid sequence MQAPSKDAIVLRDVVKRFRKSTIRGEYTTFKSELVRWLRGQRRKQDATVIEALRGINLTVPRGKTMGIVGRNGSGKSTLLKLITGIYTPTSGHIELNGRISALLDLGAGFHPDFSGRENILINGVILGMSRAEIRARMDEIIAFSELGDFIDEPVRTYSSGMYMRLAFAVATHVDPEILIIDEILAVGDEHFSRKSMQKMTEFRKSGKTIVIVTHDLGTLERWCDLAAWIDGGRIREVGTPEDVVRHYKQAVRLAEASGLPMHAPALAKDGGALPTLEVSGLRPGSPVVLEFLRLTNARGEEVQAVGTEEGLEFHIGYNAEQPVEELGFSLGLLRADGTLVYRTSTFAEGVQLPRPVSGRGTVRLSIERLGLLAGDYAFEVAARSSNGAIHDERKSACPFSVRATGLDEGLVRPVHRWRLDGIAEAVSVRQVVS
- a CDS encoding glycosyltransferase family 2 protein, which produces MWLGIVLYRNPREELERLVASLAANRETPGTPAFQVRWLDNSPTEALRDVVLALSPEADYRFSGANLGFGAAHNRLMAEAFADPGVRHYVCVNPDGVLHPECLRELVTEAERRPRTGLVEAQLFPDEHPKPYDPETHETPWCSGCVLLVRRELFESMGGFDERFFMYCEDVDLSWRARAAGFSIRVAPRAFVHHYTVTRELSADRERRVRRSAALLGAKYGDLEFARARMKEYLELGGEPFSLPKEPRPPRELARVADFQHLFEFAEPRW